The genomic interval AGTATCTGATTATGTAACTATTTAAGTAACTAATCATGTAACTAATTATTTGGATAGACAATCAAACAACGATAGTTACATGACCGGTTACATGGGCTATGACATGGTAAAACGTATAATATTGGCGTTGAGACACACATTTGGGTGGTTACCTAGCtagtattttagtagttaCTTGGTTAGTTTGGATTCTCTTACTAAAGTTCTGATTAGAGATACAAACCTACTTGGTCTTACATAGTTGGTCACAATTTCAGTAACTCCATTCTTTAGTTTCATATTGTGgcttgtttcttttcatatcAAGGTATTTTGGTCAAGATATTGAAGTATAGTGTTGGGTTTAGTACCATGCTGCTACAGTTATCATTATAGTTATCTAATAGCTTAGACAACAGCATGGCAATTACTGCTCCAGTTTCATTTCCAGAACCAACAACATGGCTAGTAGCTTGGTAGTTACTACTCTAGTTACCAATATAGTTACATGTCtagttatatatatggttaTCTATATGATCAGTTACTTGAGTAGTTACATGACCAATTACATGAGCTACTGATATAATCAAACACGTAACTTTGTCGTACAACGACACACTGCAAATAATATGTAACATGACCAATGACTGGTTACTTCAGTAGTTACTTGTCATGTTACCTGAGTAGTTACATGATTAGTTAATGAACTAATCAAGTTACTTGATTAGTTACACAAGCAATTACACAAGTAGTAACCAAATAATTGAGTACTTACATGACCAATTACTTAAGCATGTAGTTCAATTACATGAGTAGTTACTTTACTAGATAGATGGGTAGTTACATAGCTAGCATTTAAGTAGTTACATGGTCTGTTATAAACCAGTTACTTGCTTATGACCTAGTGACATGGTTAAGATATACGATTGTTATAGTACTTGAGTAATTAAAAGACTGGTTATACCATGCATATAATCAGTTACATGAATAATAAATTTGTAGTTAAAAATGAGTTACATCAGTAGTGCATAGAAACTTGAGTAGTAACATGAGAAGTTACTTGAGTAATTTAGTTACATATGTACTTACTTGGTCGATCATGATATGTGTGTGTATGAGAGAACCAGAGGTGAGAGAAGGTGGTGGAACGTTTCCTGATAAACTGATGATCTTAGAGGGATAGACTGTTGCTGGATCCATTTATGTTCTGAAGGTACTATAGGTGTGTGAGAACTGTTAGTTATTAAGATGGTTACTTAATACCAACACAGTTACATGATAGTTATACAGACAGTTACCAAAAGAGTTACCTAATGTAATACAGTTATTGACACAGTTACCTAGTATCAACAAAGTTACTAACATAATATTGTCACATAAACAGTTACCAAGACAGTTACTCAATGCCAATATAGTTACCGAGATAGCTAAATCAACAATCTAATTATGCCAATACAATTAACGAGGCAGTTACATCAAAAATTACTTTAAATGTTACATTAGTAGTTATTTATTCTTCATGTTTCACTATCGTGGTGCGGTACAACATCGTGATGTGTTTGTTGTCCACTTACTATGATGGTTATTTAATATAAGTACAGTTACTATGATATTTAttgaacatcaacaaaattattCACACACTTACCAAACAATTAATAGAAAAAAGTTACCAACACAATTATGGAAACAGTTACTCAATGTCAATACATTTACAAGACCAACTACATATGTGTGTAGTGCCCAATGACTTAAGTAGTTACATGATAATTTACTCGTTCGAGTAGTCTAGTTACATTAGTAGTTACTTGACCAGTTGGGTAGTTACACGGTCAGTTAAATGATTAATTGTCGATCGATCGAGAACctaacaacatatatatgtacctagtGGTACTTTGAGTAGAGTTTGTTTCAAGGTCATCACCACGAAATAGTTGCCCTGGGCATAGGGTAGAATTTCCTCCACTCGGTTGTATTTCCCAATATCACACCTACCCAAAAGTAATATCTATACAGTTACCTAAcaattatttaataaaaacaaAGTAACCAATATTGTTATATACACAGTTACCAATACAGTTACTAAGACAAATACTCAATACCAACAAAGTTATTAACACAACTACAAATAGTCAGTTACTTGACCAGTTACTTGCATAGTTACACAGTTGTTATAGACTAGATGACTAGTTAGATAAACAACTACTTGATTGCATGACTAGTTACATGTATAGTTACTTGACCAAAAGTAGACAATTACATGTCCTgtcacataaaaaaaatacaaaccaAGCTCATAAAAACACAAAGGTTAACTAACTGGGTAAATATTAGGATCAACTAGGTAATAAGAGAAAAGCCCTCATGGTCATATTACAACACCACTGACACTAATAACATACCAAAACAATAGAGGTTTTATATAGCCATGATgagtgctcgattactcgacatcaatatttaaccctgtaagcatcgtaagtagtataaagcaagagggtatcgttcacaaaccggggatccagccagggcttaggatcacaatacttacacgaattcataaagggttttaaagtttgatatagattttggattgaatcataaaaacagtaaataaaacctaaactaatatatacatgtgatcaaccaaccaacacataaacaatcaccaaaacaactcatataaagctaacgaaaatcaagttctagttctcctttaagagtcatgccgagacactatcatgaataactaaggttggatcatgcaattagggtcctaagcagtaacctaaacacatagacacttaacacattcgattcattccaagcagccataatcgaaatctaacatgttcatctttatcatgtaattccaaagccatgcacattgaattcatcaagtatgtcacctacttaaccaacaaccatgcaatttcgaatatcacatataaaagaataaacatgttcttagcataagtctttaattcaacaacctaaatatcatgctacaagcatagtcataacacttagaaatcgaaattgatcaagagctaggttcggcagaaaccaaaaacagaaattcataaaaccaaaacataattttcgaaacctctatataaattgaatcaagtagctattccatagacaaaattgatacaagattacactacacaaatcgcaagcttcatccaagcacaagaataaaaccaaaaccgaatttaaacaagagtgaatcatggttacactttataaatcaagcaatccacaagtgtagccgagacttctatggatgaaaccttcttcacaagcgtgtttgaaggctattgataggtgaggaatggtggaatcggttttaggatttcttggaatggtgaaggatgaattcggcagagctatggctgtgtttgtgtatAGGCTGATGATCCtcctgaatggagaggccggcctctatatatagaggtctaggaagccttcttgctgtgccataaggaaatagaatccaattgggaaactgaaatcctctttgttatggatttgatttatgtactccatatccaacttgatgtaggaaaccaagtccaatagggagatcacttaagggctgcacggcaacaatcttggtccaactaggagtagctaggccggcctcctcttctctttgttcaactcgaatatgatttccttgttcaactaggaatgcaactcggcaacttttctttctttccaaatatgatttgtctttcctgaaaagaaatcgtcgattaagaaataggaaagaatgaaaataggaaagtagagtcctagtcgagtaaggaatcctagctcaatcatgagttctaacacttagcacaatttcatcatcaaatcatctcaattcgaaatagctctacctataacatacatatgacaaatatgaatctaaaacaactaaataagaagtaacaaagcataagaatagggcatataaacattaagaacgtcacactttgtgctcctatcaacaaccccacacttagactttgctagtcccttagcaaacactaaaaagggaaatcaaaacataaaacaaaatcaaagcaacTATAACTAACGACACAATATTCTAATTCCTTCAActttttgtctcagagatcttcaaactcatagcatcaagaataacactccatcgaaatagataggatgaattcaatggttaataaacatgagatttcgtttaacaagtaagacatggcagaaacaaaggtgaaattaagctcgacatgttcaaaacaagttcaaattcaactcacaaaggatatgcactccaaatcttttctctcaagaacatggcatatgcttaaaagcttttcacacacaagagttatgaacatagtgaaatcgaaaacctcatgaaagataccaatcatatgcacaaatgaacccaaaccataagcttacttatgaaacaaactccacaaatcaagagctactcattttaagaatcatgcggatctttagaaaagggtaggcttaggctcggcattgatatattttcaaggtaaaggaatcagaaaggtcatcctcaagacttagcagagcaaaacatccaccttatgtcgccatactccataaaacaagggccaaatatcatcatgttggacccattcttcactttaaacattgtgaaaacgaacaaaggctaaaatataacattattgagccttcaacaaatacatcacaactccaaattcacaaaaataacatgtatgccgagattatcattcaatttttcttctttttcttagcCGTGTATACATAtactttttctcttcttcttttcacggcttcaatacatttttctttcttttatttctcttttcaCGGCATAGATACACACAATagcacaaccccacacttgaatcaaatcatcactccatattaacatccaaaatcggctctgccaagccttaaagacaaggtagagatataactatactaagcagggatctaacatgttggtaatgaaagaaaaggctcaacgtaggctcaaaggggttaacactaaggtgtcccaagcagggctcaaaatagggaatacggctttttggcttaagtggtggaaatcctaaaaagatccaacaatccttttcaaaatcagagtatattatgacataaagcttcgaaagtttcacaaagtaagttctagcattctctagttcattgcaattctatggcatatgaattgatcaaaatagatgtaatgaggttataaagccaagaaacgatagaataactctccaaagaaagtcacatatatatggctcgaatctcacataggttacatgaattcaaacaagtaaagaaCATGCTTATTCTGTacctaaatttcaaaatcctcatctactacatgttcgtacaaaatctacacatcgattaaccatcaaataacaatgaagttcattccaatatcatgatcatctatcaaccataaattcaaagatcaactcatcctagacagttaaaggcatacctaggactcaaaacaaaaacaaaacaactaaacaacttcaaaaatcgaaaaacagaactaaaataacactaaaatttcgaaaatcaaaacacaaaattgaaacacataagcatcaaacacaagaatacaacgaatgatgtataccccaccccacacttaaaacttacattgccctcaatgtacaatatgataagcaacgaaaattagaaagagttaaggggtaagaaaatgcaaacactcgttgatggctccttcattgggttaagtttagagtccatagcctagactatcctcaaatcatcacttgcttgccgtaggatcaaggagagacgtctcctccacattgtgttccacgaaattgtcatagtacggcttcaagcgatgtccattgaccgtgaattcctttccatgcaccatacttttgatctaaatagcaccagaaggaaaaacattagtgacaacaaacggtccaagccacctagagcggagcttgcccggaaacaatctaagtcgagaattaaacaaaagaactttctgtccaacgacaaagtgtttcttcctaatcatgcggtcatggaatgtcttagtcttctccttgtaaaccattgccgaatcataggcctcattcctaatctcttcaagctcatgcaattgcaacttcctatgtaatccggcctcatcaatgtccatgttaaaattcttcacagcccaccatgcacgatgttcaagctccacgggaagatggcacgccttgccatagactagtcgaaatggtgacatgcctaggggagtcttgtatgccgtcctataggcccaaagagcatcatccaatcgttgagaccaatccttgcgtgatggtccaacagacttctctaaaattctcttgatctcacgattagatagctccacttgtccacttgtttgagggtgataaggcgtagcaaccttatgcttaattccatacttcttcaacaacgcctcaatggtccggttgcaaaagtgagatcctccatcactaatgataactctcggcataccaaacctagagaaaatgttagaacgaaggaaatctgcaacaactcgagaatcattagtccgggtggcctttgcttccacccatttcgaaacatagtcaacacaaacaagtatgtataagaaaccatttgagctaggaaaaggtcccatgaaatcaattccccaacaatcaaaaatttcgacatatataatcggtgtcataggcatttgatctctagatcctaagtttcccatACGTTGGCACCTATCACACGTCATACAAAActgatatgcatctttaaaaatcgtaggccaaaagaaaccacattctaacaccttaagagcagtcctatgtgaaccaaaatgtcctccacaagattcagaatggcaaaacgTAAGTATAGattgatgttcatgttcagggacacacctcctaatgatttgatcgacacaatgtttccacaagtatggttcatcccaaacataatacttagctaatgccttgagtctattcttttgagcatgcgataatGTATcaggaaattgcttagaaacaagataattgacaatatctgcataccatggctcacttacctcaactcgaaagagttgctcgtccggaaagctctcttggatggccaagggctcggcatctctcaccaaacgactcaagtgatccgccacaacattgtcacttcccttcttgtccttgatctcgagatcaaattcttggagtagaagaatccatcgaatcaatctcggtttggcatccttctttgtcattaaatacttcaaagctgcatggtcagtgtaaacaataactttagattgaagtaagtaagaacgaaacttatctagagcaaagatcacggcaagcagttctttttcagttgtggtgtagttttgttgagcatcattgagtgttcgtgaggcatagtagatggcgtagggctgcttgtccttcctctgccctagcacggctccaactgcatagtcggaggcatcacacatcaactcaaatggcaaggaccaatccggcggtgccatgatcggtgctGAAGTTAGGAGCTTCTTCAAGGTCTCGAATGCaagcttgcaatcatcatcaaagtgaaatgggatgtccttttgaagcaatgtactcattggtctcgcaatcttggaaaaatccttgataaacctacgatagaaacctgcatgtccaagaaacgatcgaacatccctcacacttgtggggaggggtaagtgacgcacaagatctattttagacttatcaacctcaattcctctagatgaaacaatatgacctaagacaatgccttgcgtgaccataaagtgacatttttcccaattcaaaaccaagttagtttcttcacaacgtttgagcacaagttcaacattttctaaacaagtttcgaaatcttcaccatagacagaaaaatcatccatgaaaacttcaattttagaaccaatatactcagagaaaatgtgatacatacaacgttgaaacgtacctggggcgttgcataaaccaaaaggcatgcgacgataggcaaacgtaccaaaagggcatgtgaatgtagtcttctcttgatcttcttccgcaacacttatttggttgtatccactatatccatcaaggaaacaatagaaagagtgatcagctaacctctcaagcatttgatcaatgaatggcaatggcatgtgatccttccttgttgtcacattgagcttcctatagtcaatacatactctatgaccggtcactgtcctttgaggcaccaattcgttgtccttgttcttcaccaccgtgatgcctgacttctttggcacaacttgaataggagagatccacctactatccgagatggggtagatcacgccacaatcgtgcaacttagtgatttcatcctttacaacttgcatcattggtggatgaaggcgtctctgaccttccttagttggtttggcaccatcttctagcaatattcgatgcacacacatggtaggactGATCCCTTTGATGTCGGCtaaggtccatcctattgccgtcttgtgtctcttcaacacttcaatcaatctctcttcttgctcctcgtttagtgcagatgaaatgatcacgggcaatgtatcctcttctcctagaaacgcatacttcaagtggtccggaagaaccttaagatcaagctttggagcttgcaccacagaaggaagattcttgttagtagttaagagaattggactaggagagacaaagcttacctcacgtgcaacctcaagagaggtcacgttctcaagaatgaaggatggcacggcatTGTTTGCTTCTAACTCCGAAATGTTAGAAccatcacttgtaaatccggccccttgggcaatggtgagtgccaactcgtcatttgtcaaggtatttagatagttatctgcaagggaatcaagtatgtcaactgaaaaacaatcacttaactccgaaagaggatacctcatagcttcaaagatgttgaagctaatcacttcaccatcgaactcaaaggtgagtgatccactaaacacatctattttcgttcgtgcagtcctcatgaaggggcGGCCTAACAAAATAGGAACCTCTTTGTCATCTGCCTCCGTTGGTTCCATGTCtatgacatagaagtcggcaggaaagatcaagctcgaaacctgcacaagaacatcttcaacatagcccaaagggactttgttggaacaatcagccaatcgaatcacaacattatcacgtttcaaatcacctagacctaggttctcatagatatagtgcggcattacattaatagatgcacctaagtctaacattatcttttcaaatgtcatgtttccgattgtacacgggatagaaaaactccctggatccttaagcttaggtggtagcttcctttggagcacggcagaaaccgtctcactcattgtaacaacctccttctctcgagtcatcctcttgttggtgcacaattctttcaaaaacttagcatacttaggattttgttgtatgcattcaataataggcatgttcacttccaccttcttgaagatgtcgagcatggcttgatcagagtcatccttcttttgctttgcgaatctactagggaagggaacacgaggaagatcattagttgaaatcaaaccactagagttaggatccttacctttgtcatgcacggcatgatcatcttttggtagaggcacggcatcattggctttagaggaggcagggtccttctctaagtctttGGCATTGAAACTCTCGGTCTCTAGTCCTctagaaggcacggccttcttgtgttgctgcaatggagcatccaaggtcctcccacttcgtgtcaccatggccttcacattcggattaggctcagtttggctcggcaacttccctccttcatggatcttgccaTTATCCTCCTCATCTTCACTCGAGTTCGAATCACTACTCTTGTAGCTCGAATCAACTTCTTCCTTCAAACtcggatcttcttcttcttcttcttcttcctcttcctcattGACACGGCTGTAAGACTCCACCTCTTCAATTGTAAGTTCTTTGCTCTCTTCCTTAGAGCTAGCACGAATGTCCTCAACAAGATCCTTTAACTCCCTATGCGATTTTGCCAATTCCAAAATCGATTGTtgcatttcattcatcatcttgTCTCGGCGGTTCTCCGCTCTTGTAGGTGTAGTCTTAACTCTAGCCGGTCTACCTTTCCTTTTCATGCCAACTAGAGGTTTCAAATGGTCTCGAGTGTTCCCATACTTCCTAGCTTTCcttccatccatctccactCCCTTGAACCGAGAAGTACCACTCACCCTAGAGCATGACGTCGAAACCAAACTATCCCTTCTTTCTCCAAGTACTCCAATATGCATGATCCTATCTCCTACCTCAAGGTTCATGAAGCCTCTTGGTGAAAACGAATCAATGTACTCTTGATAATCCCTTAACAGACCTTGGTAGAAAGTACTAATCAACGCATGTTGGTTCATGCCATGGTCTAATGGTGCTACTACTTCTTGAAATCTCTTTAAGTACTTGTGGTAgggctcatcatcttcttgtCTACATGCTTGAATCATCTCTCTCATCCTTGCTCTTCTTGTCGTGAGCAAGAATTCCTTGAGGAATGCTTCTTTAAGCTCATCCCATGATCGGATGGAATTTTCTGGAATAGAGTGCAACCATTCTCTTGCTTTATCAACTAGAGTGAAGGGAAACACCTCAAGATACAATAACTCCAAGTCTCCACGTTCCATGGATTGAATAACATGTTGCACCTTCGactcaaaaagaaatatatggacATCAGCCTTCTCAATCTTAAACCCTCTGAAGAGCGGCATGGTCTTCAAAATTTTGTATGTGACCTCCATACGAGTATGATTATGCTTAGGAGCCGGCAACACAATGCACCTAGGATGAAATGCAGGGCTGTCCCTCTCGGGAAACATGTTCTCTTCACGAAACGCAAACACCTCCATTGCACACTTGAAAATCTTCTTGTGAATTGAGTGAACCGAATGTGGTAGTCTTCCTCTCCTTCTTA from Argentina anserina chromosome 2, drPotAnse1.1, whole genome shotgun sequence carries:
- the LOC126783950 gene encoding LOW QUALITY PROTEIN: uncharacterized protein LOC126783950 (The sequence of the model RefSeq protein was modified relative to this genomic sequence to represent the inferred CDS: substituted 1 base at 1 genomic stop codon) — protein: MEVFAFREENMFPERDSPAFHPRCIVLPAPKHNHTRMEVTYKILKTMPLFRGFKIEKADVHIFLFESKVQHVIQSMERGDLELLYLEVFPFTLVDKAREWLHSIPENSIRSWDELKEAFLKEFLLTTRRARMREMIQACRQEDDEPYHKYLKRFQEVVAPLDHGMNQHALISTFYQGLLRDYQEYIDSFSPRGFMNLEVGDRIMHIGVLGERRDSLVSTSCSRVSGTSRFKGVEMDGRKARKYGNTRDHLKPLVGMKRKGRPARVKTTPTRAENRRDKMMNEMQQSILELAKSHRELKDLVEDIRASSKEESKELTIEEVESYSRVNEEEEEEEEEEDPSLKEEKKDDSDQAMLDIFKKVEVNMPIIECIQQNPKYAKFLKELCTNKRMTREKEVVTMSETVSAVLQRKLPPKLKDPGSFSIPCTIGNMTFEKIMLDLGASINVMPHYIYENLGLGDLKRDNVVIRLADCSNKVPLGYVEDVLVQVSSLIFPADFYVIDMEPTEADDKEVPILLGRPFMRTLPSVVQAPKLDLKVLPDHLKYAFLGEEDTLPVIISSALNEEQEERLIEVLKRHKTAIGWTLADIKGISPTMCVHRILLEDGAKPTKEGQRRLHPPMMQVVKDEITKLHDCGVIYPISDSRWISPIQVVPKKSGITVVKNKDNELVPQRTVTGIEVDKSKIDLVRHLPLPTSVRDVRSFLGHAGFYRRFIKDFSKIARPMSTLLQKDIPFHFDDDCKLAFETLKKLLTSAPIMAPPDWSLPFELMCDASDYAVGAVLGQRKDKQPYAIYYASRTLNDAQQNYTTTEKELLAVIFALDKFRSYLLQSKVIVYTDHAALKYLMTKKDAKPRLIRWILLLQEFDLEIKDKKGSDNVVADHLSRLVRDAEPLAIQESFPDEQLFRVEVSEPWYADIVNYLVSKQFPDTLSHAQKNRLKALAKYYVWDEPYLWKHCVDQIIRRCVPEHEHQSILTFCHSESCGGHFGSHRTALKVLECGFFWPTIFKDAYQFCMTCDRCQRMGNLGSRDQMPMTPIIYVEIFDCWGIDFMGPFPSSNGFLYILVCVDYVSKWVEAKATRTNDSRVVADFLRSNIFSRFGMPRVIISDGGSHFCNRTIEALLKKYGIKHKVATPYHPQTSGQVELSNREIKRILEKSVGPSRKDWSQRLDDALWAYRTAYKTPLGMSPFRLVYGKACHLPVELEHRAWWAVKNFNMDIDEAGLHRKLQLHELEEIRNEAYDSAMVYKEKTKTFHDRMIRKKHFVVGQKVLLFNSRLRLFPGKLRSRWLGPFVVTNVFPSGAIXIKSMVHGKEFTVNGHRLKP